One genomic segment of Kiritimatiella glycovorans includes these proteins:
- a CDS encoding glycosyltransferase family 4 protein yields the protein MKGDNLRVAIDLAPMRPGKGGTGSGIWTYACELLQALDTLPDAGDMEILCLVRPEQRPLLPDPGRTDILEVPEFPPGILPRLDWVHRRLPRICRNERIDVLHKLATEVPWRSPAAGVTTVHDFFYRFLFREMPPPLTHLRERLNRAYFDLMERRCFATGARIITVSEAVAEEARTLFPKAADRIRTVPHGAPAPDPLPRPREGAPFTFICVAKFMPYKGQDKVLRAFEHLHQSITGPDKPRLLFRGFENDRDYYDQLRRRIESSRAREDIEILGYQADAGIREIYAESDAALLFSACEGFGLPVLEAQSLGLPMICSGLPVLREVGGAAAVYVDHNDPAVAAAEMERLMTDPAHYRRIRETGLENVKRFSWAQAAERTRAIYRQAAAS from the coding sequence ATGAAGGGCGACAACCTGCGCGTAGCGATCGATCTGGCCCCGATGCGTCCGGGTAAAGGCGGGACGGGGAGCGGGATCTGGACGTATGCGTGCGAGCTGCTGCAGGCGCTGGACACGCTTCCGGACGCCGGGGACATGGAGATCCTCTGTCTTGTGCGACCGGAGCAGCGCCCGCTGCTTCCCGACCCCGGCCGCACCGACATCCTTGAAGTCCCCGAATTCCCGCCCGGCATCCTGCCGCGGCTCGACTGGGTGCACCGCCGGCTCCCGCGCATCTGCCGCAATGAGCGGATCGACGTGCTGCACAAGCTCGCGACGGAAGTGCCCTGGCGGTCTCCGGCGGCGGGCGTCACGACGGTGCACGATTTCTTCTACCGTTTCCTGTTCCGTGAAATGCCGCCTCCGCTGACGCACCTCCGGGAACGGCTGAACAGGGCGTACTTCGATCTCATGGAGCGGCGGTGTTTCGCGACCGGCGCGCGGATCATCACGGTTTCCGAAGCGGTGGCTGAAGAAGCCCGGACCCTCTTCCCGAAGGCCGCCGACCGCATCCGGACCGTGCCGCACGGCGCGCCGGCCCCCGATCCCCTGCCCCGTCCGCGGGAAGGCGCTCCCTTCACGTTCATCTGCGTCGCCAAGTTCATGCCCTACAAGGGGCAGGACAAGGTTCTCCGCGCGTTTGAACACCTGCATCAGAGCATCACCGGGCCGGACAAACCGCGCCTGCTGTTCCGGGGATTCGAAAACGACCGCGATTACTACGATCAGTTGCGCCGGCGTATCGAATCGAGTCGCGCGCGGGAGGATATCGAGATCCTCGGATACCAGGCCGATGCCGGGATACGTGAGATCTACGCGGAATCCGATGCCGCGCTCCTGTTTTCCGCCTGTGAGGGGTTCGGTCTGCCCGTACTGGAGGCCCAGTCGCTGGGGCTTCCGATGATCTGCAGCGGCCTCCCGGTGCTGCGGGAGGTAGGGGGAGCGGCGGCGGTCTACGTGGATCACAACGATCCCGCCGTTGCGGCGGCGGAGATGGAGCGGCTGATGACGGATCCTGCGCACTACCGCCGGATCAGGGAAACGGGTCTCGAAAACGTGAAGCGGTTTTCGTGGGCGCAGGCCGCGGAGCGCACCCGCGCGATCTATCGCCAGGCTGCAGCGTCTTGA
- a CDS encoding HEPN domain-containing protein — MKKTTQAWLDAALDDLKVMQQLEGRADLTHMLAFHAQQCVEKSYKALMEERAISFKKTHSIEQLTGLILDNKLMDVDEESVVPALLDQLYIDARYPGDLGLLPEGKPSTHKAEEFRAYARSVYDAVNRCLGA, encoded by the coding sequence ATGAAAAAGACCACGCAGGCCTGGCTCGATGCCGCTCTGGATGATCTCAAGGTCATGCAGCAACTGGAGGGGCGGGCGGACCTAACCCATATGCTTGCTTTCCACGCTCAGCAATGTGTGGAGAAATCGTACAAGGCGTTGATGGAAGAGCGGGCTATATCTTTCAAAAAGACACACAGCATTGAACAGTTAACGGGCCTTATATTAGATAATAAATTGATGGATGTAGATGAAGAATCTGTTGTGCCCGCTTTGCTGGATCAGCTTTATATAGACGCACGTTATCCCGGTGACTTGGGGCTTCTGCCCGAGGGCAAGCCTTCAACGCACAAGGCGGAAGAGTTCAGAGCTTATGCCAGGTCCGTTTATGACGCAGTGAATAGATGCCTGGGTGCTTAA